From a region of the Haloferax volcanii DS2 genome:
- a CDS encoding NCS2 family permease — translation MGLSETLANYFDVHKHGSTVRTEILAGITTFLTMSYIVVVNPSLLTDQPYIEGVDGIAIAGYTPGEVQSMLAVVTILAAAIATTVMAFYANRPFAQAPGLGLNAFFAFTVVGALGVPWQTALAAVFIEGLIFIALTAVGAREAIIKVFPEPVKMAVGTGIGLFLAIIGLQAMGIVVNDNSTLVTMGNLASNPIAIVSIVGLFFTFALYAANVPGSIIIGIVGTSLLGWGLTASGVVSAEAGLVANSSAATYDITPLAGAFISGFGNVEAFSFALIVITFFFVDFFDTAGTLVGVGQAGGFLNDDGDLPDIDKPLMADAVGTTAGAMLGTSTVTTYIESATGVEEGGRTGLTALVVALLFLGSLAIVPLATAIPQYASHIALVVIGVVMLRNVVDIEWDDLTFTIPAGMTILVMPFTYSIAYGIAAGIVSYPLVKVAAGEYDDVSAGQWALAVAFVLYFVVRTSGMLQAQV, via the coding sequence ATGGGGCTCTCTGAAACCCTCGCAAACTACTTCGACGTGCATAAACACGGGTCCACGGTCAGGACCGAGATTCTCGCGGGCATCACGACGTTCCTCACGATGTCGTACATCGTCGTGGTCAACCCGTCGCTTCTCACAGACCAACCGTACATCGAGGGCGTCGACGGCATCGCCATCGCCGGGTACACGCCGGGCGAGGTCCAGTCCATGCTCGCTGTCGTCACCATCCTCGCGGCCGCCATCGCGACCACGGTCATGGCGTTCTACGCCAACCGACCCTTCGCGCAAGCGCCGGGCCTCGGCCTGAACGCCTTCTTCGCGTTCACCGTCGTCGGGGCGCTGGGCGTCCCGTGGCAGACGGCGCTCGCGGCCGTCTTCATCGAGGGGCTCATCTTCATCGCGCTCACCGCCGTCGGCGCGCGGGAAGCCATCATCAAGGTGTTCCCCGAACCGGTCAAGATGGCCGTCGGCACCGGTATCGGGCTGTTCTTAGCGATTATCGGGTTGCAGGCGATGGGCATCGTCGTCAACGACAACTCGACGCTCGTCACGATGGGGAACCTCGCGTCGAACCCCATCGCCATCGTCTCCATCGTCGGCCTGTTCTTCACGTTCGCCCTCTACGCGGCGAACGTCCCCGGTTCTATCATCATCGGCATCGTCGGCACGTCGCTTCTCGGCTGGGGCCTCACCGCCTCGGGCGTCGTCTCGGCCGAGGCCGGCCTCGTCGCCAACTCCTCGGCGGCCACTTACGACATCACGCCGCTGGCCGGCGCGTTCATCTCCGGCTTCGGCAACGTCGAAGCGTTCAGCTTCGCCCTCATCGTCATCACGTTCTTCTTCGTCGACTTCTTCGACACCGCCGGCACGCTCGTCGGCGTCGGGCAGGCCGGGGGCTTCCTCAACGACGACGGTGACCTCCCCGACATCGACAAGCCCCTCATGGCCGACGCGGTCGGCACCACCGCGGGCGCGATGCTCGGCACCTCGACGGTCACGACCTACATCGAATCCGCCACCGGCGTCGAAGAGGGCGGCCGAACGGGCCTCACCGCGCTCGTCGTCGCCCTCCTGTTCCTCGGCTCGCTCGCCATCGTCCCGCTCGCGACGGCTATCCCGCAGTACGCCTCCCACATCGCGCTCGTCGTCATCGGCGTCGTCATGCTCCGCAACGTCGTCGACATCGAGTGGGACGACCTGACGTTCACCATCCCCGCCGGCATGACCATCCTCGTCATGCCCTTCACGTACTCCATCGCGTACGGCATCGCGGCGGGCATCGTCTCGTACCCGCTCGTGAAGGTCGCCGCCGGCGAGTACGACGATGTCAGCGCCGGCCAGTGGGCGCTCGCGGTCGCGTTCGTCCTCTACTTCGTCGTCCGCACCTCGGGGATGCTCCAGGCGCAGGTCTGA
- the pyrE gene encoding orotate phosphoribosyltransferase translates to MANAALIEALRAADAVQFGEFELSHGGTSSYYVDKYLFETDPRCLKLIAEAFAERVADDDKLAGVALGAVPLVAATAVETNKPYVIARKKAKEYGTAKRIEGALDEGEEVVVLEDIATTGQSAVDAVEALREAGAVVDRVVVVVDRQEGAAELLADHDIALESLLTAEDLLADADG, encoded by the coding sequence ATGGCGAACGCAGCACTCATCGAGGCGCTCCGAGCCGCCGACGCGGTCCAGTTCGGCGAGTTCGAGCTCTCCCACGGCGGCACGTCGAGCTACTACGTGGACAAGTACCTCTTCGAGACCGACCCCCGGTGTCTGAAGCTCATCGCCGAAGCGTTCGCAGAGCGCGTCGCGGACGACGACAAACTGGCCGGCGTCGCGCTCGGCGCGGTCCCGCTCGTGGCCGCCACCGCGGTCGAGACGAACAAGCCGTACGTCATCGCCCGCAAGAAGGCAAAGGAGTACGGGACGGCAAAGCGCATCGAGGGCGCGCTCGACGAGGGCGAGGAAGTCGTCGTCCTCGAAGACATCGCGACGACCGGCCAGAGCGCCGTCGACGCCGTGGAGGCGCTCCGCGAGGCCGGCGCAGTCGTCGACCGCGTCGTCGTCGTCGTGGACCGACAGGAGGGCGCGGCGGAGCTGCTGGCCGACCACGACATCGCACTGGAGTCGCTTCTCACCGCCGAGGACCTGCTGGCCGACGCCGACGGCTAA
- a CDS encoding proline dehydrogenase family protein, with amino-acid sequence MIPPIASRFVAGESAAGALDHARRMNDDGVAVILNLLGEHYAERAPADEDAAAYVDLVEDIASTGIDACVSVKPSQIGLDAGDHVFEENYRRIAEAADEHGVFLWCDMEDHETTDVTLDAFEELAREFDGGMGLCVQANLKRTPDDLERLADVPGKIRLVKGAYDEPAAVAHKQKSAVNEAYKELLAYLFREYDGGIAVGSHDPEMIAYAHDLGAEYDRDYEVQMLMGVREDAQRDLAADGVEVWQYAPYGDKWVSYFYRRVRERKENALFALRAVVGV; translated from the coding sequence ATGATTCCGCCCATCGCGAGCAGGTTCGTCGCGGGAGAGTCCGCGGCGGGAGCGCTCGACCACGCCCGACGGATGAACGACGACGGCGTGGCGGTCATCCTCAACCTCCTCGGGGAGCACTACGCCGAGCGCGCCCCCGCGGACGAGGACGCGGCGGCCTACGTCGACCTCGTCGAGGACATCGCCTCGACCGGCATCGACGCCTGCGTGTCGGTCAAGCCCTCGCAAATCGGCCTCGACGCGGGCGACCACGTGTTCGAGGAGAACTACCGGCGCATCGCCGAGGCGGCCGACGAACACGGCGTCTTCCTGTGGTGCGACATGGAGGACCACGAGACGACCGACGTGACCCTCGACGCCTTCGAGGAGCTCGCCCGCGAGTTCGACGGCGGGATGGGACTGTGCGTGCAGGCGAACCTCAAGCGCACGCCCGACGACCTCGAACGCCTCGCCGACGTGCCGGGGAAGATCCGCCTCGTCAAGGGCGCGTACGACGAACCGGCCGCGGTCGCCCACAAGCAGAAATCGGCGGTGAACGAGGCGTACAAGGAACTCCTCGCGTACCTGTTTCGGGAGTACGACGGCGGTATCGCCGTCGGGAGCCACGACCCCGAGATGATAGCCTACGCGCACGACCTCGGCGCGGAGTACGACCGCGACTACGAGGTACAGATGCTCATGGGCGTGCGCGAGGACGCCCAGCGCGACCTCGCCGCCGACGGCGTCGAGGTGTGGCAGTACGCGCCCTACGGCGACAAGTGGGTCTCGTACTTCTACCGCCGGGTCCGCGAGCGCAAGGAAAACGCCCTGTTCGCACTCCGGGCGGTCGTCGGCGTCTGA
- a CDS encoding CDP-2,3-bis-(O-geranylgeranyl)-sn-glycerol synthase yields the protein MVVSLVATAFWAMLPAYVPNNAAVLAGGGRPIDGGRTWGGRRVLGDGKTWRGTAAGTLAGTLLAVVLNAAAPAASGALGVSLPTFPLAAGFGLALGAMLGDIGASFIKRRSGRERGAAFPGLDQLDFVVGALALAFVAAPGWFAATFSLPVLAVVLVMTPVLHVVTNVGAYLLGLKNEPW from the coding sequence ATGGTCGTCTCTCTCGTCGCCACCGCCTTCTGGGCGATGCTGCCCGCGTACGTGCCGAACAACGCCGCCGTCCTCGCGGGCGGCGGCCGCCCCATCGACGGCGGCCGAACGTGGGGCGGTCGGCGCGTCCTCGGGGACGGCAAGACGTGGCGCGGCACCGCCGCCGGGACGCTGGCCGGGACGCTCCTCGCCGTCGTCCTCAACGCCGCCGCGCCCGCGGCCTCGGGCGCGCTCGGCGTCTCGCTCCCGACGTTCCCGCTCGCCGCCGGGTTCGGACTCGCGCTCGGCGCGATGCTCGGTGACATCGGCGCGTCGTTCATCAAGCGTCGCTCGGGTCGCGAGCGCGGGGCCGCCTTCCCCGGCCTCGACCAACTCGACTTCGTCGTCGGCGCGCTCGCCCTCGCGTTCGTCGCCGCGCCCGGCTGGTTCGCGGCGACGTTCTCCCTGCCCGTGCTCGCGGTCGTGCTCGTGATGACGCCCGTGCTCCACGTCGTCACCAACGTCGGCGCGTACTTGCTGGGACTAAAAAACGAGCCGTGGTAA
- a CDS encoding phosphoribosyltransferase family protein, translating into MNRAEKAALQLQAVSVLRMLKETRTYDELAELTGLPAGDLNRYVNGHVLPGVERAREVVEGVGRDALADELEARVRFDDEGYVDNSGVVFDQSFLDLVAPVAANALDLERPDVILTAATDGITLGAAMASYFGARLAYAKKSKETAVEDFIESRQRLASGIELTYYLPASAIDDGERVLVVDDLIRSGETQELLLDIALQADADIAGVFALIAVGDEGTNRARELTDAPVGALSSFD; encoded by the coding sequence ATGAACAGAGCAGAGAAGGCCGCACTCCAGTTGCAGGCTGTCTCCGTGCTCCGGATGCTCAAAGAGACCCGGACGTACGACGAGCTGGCCGAGCTCACGGGACTGCCGGCCGGCGACCTCAACCGCTACGTCAACGGGCACGTCCTGCCCGGGGTCGAACGCGCCCGCGAGGTCGTCGAGGGCGTCGGCCGCGACGCGCTCGCAGACGAACTCGAAGCCCGCGTCAGATTCGACGACGAGGGCTACGTCGACAACTCCGGCGTCGTCTTCGACCAGTCGTTCCTCGACCTCGTCGCGCCCGTCGCGGCGAACGCGCTGGACCTCGAACGCCCCGACGTGATTCTGACCGCGGCGACCGACGGCATCACCCTCGGCGCGGCGATGGCGAGCTACTTCGGCGCGCGCCTCGCGTACGCGAAGAAGTCGAAAGAGACCGCCGTCGAGGACTTCATCGAATCCCGTCAGCGCCTCGCGTCCGGCATCGAACTCACCTACTACCTCCCCGCCAGCGCCATCGACGACGGCGAGCGCGTCCTCGTCGTCGACGACCTCATCCGCTCGGGCGAGACCCAGGAACTCCTCTTGGACATCGCGCTGCAGGCCGACGCGGACATCGCCGGCGTCTTCGCGCTCATCGCCGTCGGCGACGAGGGGACGAACCGCGCCCGCGAACTCACCGACGCGCCCGTCGGCGCGCTGAGCAGTTTCGACTGA